The following proteins are co-located in the Wenzhouxiangella marina genome:
- a CDS encoding GxxExxY protein, protein MEREALEEIARATVDAAIKVHTALGPGLLESAYQACLKIEMERRGHRVSTEVMLPIHYDGHQIEKAFRIDMLIDDALIVENKVSQNPNTVHEAQLFTYLKLSDLRLGLLINWNHRLLKHGIKRVVHRL, encoded by the coding sequence ATGGAAAGAGAAGCGCTTGAGGAAATTGCCCGCGCTACCGTTGATGCAGCCATAAAGGTGCATACTGCTTTGGGTCCCGGGCTGCTTGAATCAGCCTATCAGGCGTGTTTGAAGATCGAGATGGAAAGACGCGGACATCGCGTTTCGACGGAAGTCATGCTTCCGATCCATTACGACGGGCACCAGATAGAGAAGGCGTTTCGAATCGACATGCTCATCGACGATGCGTTGATTGTCGAGAACAAGGTGAGCCAGAACCCGAACACCGTTCACGAAGCTCAGCTTTTCACCTATCTGAAATTATCGGATCTGAGACTGGGTTTACTGATCAATTGGAACCACAGGCTGCTGAAGCACGGCATCAAACGTGTCGTACATCGACTCTGA